One stretch of Abyssibacter profundi DNA includes these proteins:
- a CDS encoding choice-of-anchor U domain-containing protein gives MPAILRTLSCAALALGLTACGDPAEINLLNASDGQTQLTAPGGGTVSLSASAGTLSQARVVPNPAPAAAPAGVNFDHGFYDFSVTGLTPGGSVDVTIELPAGAAPNTYYKVQNGQFTPFDFDGVEGARINGRTVTLTLVDGGRGDDDGVVNGVVVDPGAPGTRTGGAGVTTPGTINSALVGSYTLTYEQAAAGGPFSDGESVNVTVGSDGRLTVPAGVLGNPFYRSFGGTPNTAEIIWLDGSAQIEYALSDNDSGSFNEINVGDASQAQASGVPAFLGQLRMTSTGGPDETPDAFAFADQTGVPLDTVVTSNTVTISGIDSTVDVSVANGEWSPNCQPSGFTTAAGVVEVGQTLCVRHTSASSFDTAVTTTLTVGTVMQAFTSRTVASASSFDIEGTISGAGSAGSSGQWELFLNGSLANDGPLVDGAVTYNGSPVADGTTYQVIATPAGGLHCTASNFSGTVNGADVTGVDISCTQQAGYDLKGTISGLPTTGDTGTYEVEVNGTVVAGNAMANGPITYNTADVADGSSYIVRAFAPTGYSCTVANAAGTVAGADVTGIDINCMSAQASTYDISGNIAGAGTTASGQWEVFIGGSLVADGPLRDGAVIYASGVSDGASYEVTATPSGGLVCSVANASGTVSGGHVTNVDISCSTPSTYTLSGTISGVPGTSSMGQWELLIGGGIANDGGLRNGAVTYSTTVADGSDYTVRAQPSSGLVCNVANGSGAVNGADITNIDISCSEAGRYSVDLFISGMDTGATLDYRFTLDGVPLEDTYTQSNSSVRIVDGTAEEGAPYSFEITRQPEGQRCTPTPTSAAGTMPGRDLILNANCEDVIGGMAPIATPPSGTILDAEWGNGRFVMAGQFNSLPFVTTDGANFTGGGTFEGGPTDIEFDGSQFIAVRSAFLSTSTDGSNWTDLPGNQAILNMQYLEGQSGRYVGVGLGGRAFLSTDLSNWTEVATGSSRNLQDITEHNGTYVAVALDGDIVTSVDGGQTWTLANPIPGTPDLRAVTWDGSQFVVVGQDALAISADGFNWLSLGGINAHLRDVTVANGLYVLVGDDVMMIGPNLRDLTVYPLSSDLLTVATGTIGTIALGQSSAGYFGDPQDTAAPKASDAWRMVSPRQTYSDLNRIVWDGTQFFAVGGRGQIFRSTNSELWVAANTPGLLDRSSGSLSAFATDGTTYIAAVRGSTQGTFKSFDGDLWGQVEPTERVNEIYHDGSQFVAINGSRTYTSPDGHSWVEAADDAAYIAALQANQSPTVAFDGTTFIRVFNGRTVQSSTDGRTWNTISGDHFVSLGLPRAILYDGSQFVIVGVRGYVYTSPDGLTWTNQGRVGEAVEQLNDIAYDGTWYVAVGNNGQIWASADARNWDTRSHHAPFEINDVAVAGDRLIAAGSRIVYDDRGFEDGINPVVAISFDGGFSWQEQTLPLDFDSPNGQVPLQEIEWSGMQYVAVGGAISSTTFGEDGSDNRVIAYVSADAQNWTLENTLVRGTYADLDEAAGTFFAYPQFGFSSSEIRRDIGTGWTDITGTLPEQVYSGSTGRFHSLEIIHDGSQYLFGGGSGKLYSSSDASTWTELPPGLQSPINEIRLINGRYFVTTTGGLSYSDDLMNWTTVFGQGTNDVRGVGNYVVVAAPDGRLWVSEDNGDTFEGASLPGTTNDSPDWDQVLEAFGQPVVRSGRIFMDYRP, from the coding sequence ATGCCTGCGATTCTGAGAACACTGTCCTGCGCCGCTCTGGCGCTTGGGCTTACCGCCTGCGGTGATCCCGCAGAAATCAATCTGTTGAATGCCAGCGATGGCCAGACCCAGCTCACCGCCCCGGGTGGCGGTACCGTCTCGCTAAGTGCGTCGGCAGGTACGCTCAGCCAGGCGCGTGTGGTGCCGAATCCGGCGCCTGCTGCCGCGCCGGCCGGGGTTAATTTCGATCATGGGTTCTACGACTTCAGCGTCACGGGGCTGACGCCCGGCGGCTCGGTGGATGTCACCATCGAACTGCCTGCTGGGGCCGCTCCAAACACCTACTACAAGGTTCAGAACGGCCAGTTCACGCCGTTTGATTTCGATGGCGTCGAGGGCGCGCGAATCAACGGGCGCACCGTCACGCTAACGCTGGTCGATGGTGGCCGAGGCGACGACGATGGTGTCGTCAACGGGGTTGTCGTTGACCCCGGTGCGCCAGGCACCCGCACCGGCGGGGCCGGTGTCACCACACCGGGCACGATCAACAGCGCCCTGGTGGGCAGCTACACGCTCACCTACGAGCAGGCTGCAGCCGGCGGGCCGTTCTCCGATGGTGAGTCGGTCAACGTCACGGTGGGCAGCGATGGCCGCCTGACCGTGCCGGCCGGCGTCCTGGGCAATCCCTTTTATCGCAGCTTCGGCGGAACGCCGAACACGGCCGAGATCATCTGGCTGGATGGCTCGGCGCAGATCGAGTACGCGCTGTCTGACAACGACAGTGGCAGCTTCAATGAGATCAATGTCGGCGACGCCAGCCAGGCGCAGGCCAGCGGTGTACCGGCATTTCTGGGCCAGCTGCGCATGACCAGCACGGGCGGCCCCGACGAGACCCCGGATGCGTTCGCCTTCGCAGACCAGACCGGCGTTCCGCTGGATACGGTCGTCACGTCCAATACCGTGACCATCAGCGGGATCGACTCCACCGTCGACGTCTCGGTCGCCAATGGCGAATGGTCCCCCAACTGCCAGCCCAGCGGGTTTACAACGGCCGCCGGCGTGGTCGAGGTGGGTCAGACACTGTGCGTGCGCCATACCTCGGCCAGCAGCTTTGACACGGCCGTGACCACCACCCTGACCGTCGGCACGGTGATGCAGGCGTTCACGTCGCGGACGGTGGCGTCGGCTTCGAGCTTTGATATCGAAGGCACGATTTCGGGTGCGGGCAGCGCCGGCTCCAGCGGCCAGTGGGAACTGTTCCTGAATGGCTCGCTGGCCAACGATGGGCCGTTGGTCGATGGTGCGGTCACCTACAACGGGTCTCCGGTTGCCGATGGCACCACCTACCAGGTGATTGCCACGCCTGCCGGCGGGCTCCACTGCACGGCGTCGAACTTCTCAGGCACGGTTAATGGGGCGGATGTCACGGGTGTCGATATCAGCTGCACGCAGCAGGCCGGCTACGACCTCAAGGGCACGATCTCCGGGCTGCCCACCACCGGGGACACCGGAACCTACGAGGTCGAGGTCAATGGCACGGTGGTGGCGGGCAACGCCATGGCCAATGGCCCCATTACCTACAACACGGCTGATGTTGCCGACGGTTCGAGCTACATCGTGCGCGCTTTCGCGCCCACCGGTTACAGCTGCACCGTGGCGAATGCGGCCGGGACGGTCGCCGGTGCTGATGTCACGGGCATCGACATCAACTGCATGTCGGCCCAGGCCAGCACCTACGACATCAGCGGCAATATTGCCGGAGCAGGCACCACGGCCAGTGGCCAGTGGGAGGTCTTCATCGGTGGCTCGTTGGTGGCCGATGGCCCGCTGCGTGACGGAGCGGTGATCTACGCATCCGGCGTGTCCGACGGCGCCAGCTACGAAGTGACGGCCACGCCGTCGGGCGGTCTGGTCTGTAGTGTGGCCAATGCCAGTGGCACGGTGTCCGGCGGCCATGTCACCAATGTCGACATCAGCTGCTCGACGCCGAGCACCTACACGCTGTCCGGCACCATCTCCGGCGTGCCCGGAACCTCATCCATGGGGCAATGGGAGCTGCTGATCGGCGGCGGCATCGCCAACGATGGCGGCTTGCGCAACGGTGCGGTGACCTACTCCACCACCGTGGCCGATGGCAGCGATTACACCGTGCGGGCACAGCCCTCGTCCGGTTTGGTCTGCAATGTGGCCAACGGATCGGGTGCGGTGAACGGTGCCGATATCACCAACATCGACATCAGCTGCTCGGAGGCCGGCCGCTACAGCGTCGATCTGTTCATCAGTGGCATGGACACCGGTGCCACGCTGGACTACCGCTTCACGCTTGACGGCGTGCCGCTGGAGGACACCTACACGCAGAGCAACTCCTCGGTGCGCATCGTGGATGGCACCGCCGAAGAAGGCGCACCGTATAGCTTCGAGATCACGCGCCAGCCTGAGGGTCAGCGCTGTACACCCACCCCGACCTCGGCGGCGGGCACCATGCCGGGCCGGGACTTGATCCTGAATGCCAATTGCGAAGATGTGATCGGCGGTATGGCACCGATTGCCACCCCGCCCAGCGGCACGATTCTGGATGCCGAATGGGGGAATGGCCGGTTCGTCATGGCCGGGCAGTTCAACAGCCTGCCGTTCGTCACAACCGACGGGGCAAACTTCACCGGTGGGGGCACGTTCGAGGGTGGTCCGACCGATATCGAGTTCGATGGCAGTCAGTTCATCGCCGTGCGCAGCGCATTCCTGTCCACCAGCACAGACGGCAGCAACTGGACCGACCTGCCGGGTAATCAGGCCATCCTGAACATGCAGTACCTGGAGGGTCAGTCGGGCCGATATGTCGGGGTCGGACTGGGCGGTCGCGCCTTCCTGTCCACTGATCTGAGCAACTGGACCGAAGTCGCCACCGGCAGCTCCCGCAATCTGCAGGACATCACCGAGCACAACGGTACCTACGTGGCGGTGGCGCTGGACGGCGATATCGTCACCAGCGTGGACGGTGGTCAGACTTGGACGCTGGCCAACCCGATTCCCGGCACGCCCGATCTGCGGGCGGTGACCTGGGATGGCAGCCAGTTCGTGGTCGTGGGGCAGGATGCGCTTGCGATCAGTGCCGACGGCTTCAACTGGCTGTCGCTGGGCGGCATCAATGCCCATTTGCGTGATGTCACGGTGGCCAATGGCCTGTACGTGCTGGTCGGTGATGACGTCATGATGATCGGCCCCAACCTGCGTGACCTGACGGTGTACCCGCTGTCCAGTGACTTGCTCACCGTGGCGACGGGAACCATCGGCACCATTGCCCTGGGTCAGAGCAGCGCCGGCTACTTTGGCGACCCGCAGGACACGGCGGCGCCGAAGGCGTCCGACGCCTGGCGGATGGTGTCACCACGTCAGACCTACAGCGACCTCAACCGCATCGTGTGGGACGGCACGCAGTTCTTCGCCGTCGGCGGCCGTGGGCAGATCTTCCGCAGCACCAACTCCGAGCTGTGGGTGGCCGCAAATACGCCGGGCCTGCTTGATCGCTCCAGTGGCAGCCTGTCCGCATTTGCGACCGACGGCACGACCTACATCGCCGCCGTTCGCGGATCCACGCAAGGCACCTTCAAGAGCTTTGATGGGGACTTGTGGGGTCAGGTCGAGCCGACCGAGCGGGTCAACGAGATCTACCACGATGGCAGCCAGTTCGTGGCCATTAACGGCAGCCGGACCTACACCAGCCCGGACGGCCACAGCTGGGTCGAGGCCGCCGACGATGCCGCGTACATCGCTGCCTTGCAGGCCAACCAAAGCCCCACGGTCGCCTTTGATGGCACGACGTTCATCCGCGTGTTCAATGGCCGAACCGTTCAAAGCAGCACCGATGGGCGGACCTGGAACACGATCTCTGGCGATCACTTCGTGAGCCTGGGGCTGCCGCGCGCCATCCTGTATGACGGTTCGCAGTTCGTCATCGTAGGCGTGCGTGGCTATGTCTACACCAGCCCAGATGGCCTGACCTGGACCAATCAGGGCCGGGTCGGCGAGGCGGTCGAGCAGCTCAATGACATCGCCTATGACGGGACCTGGTATGTCGCCGTCGGCAACAATGGTCAGATCTGGGCCAGTGCGGATGCCCGCAACTGGGATACCCGCAGCCACCATGCGCCGTTCGAAATCAACGATGTGGCCGTCGCGGGTGATCGGCTCATTGCCGCCGGCAGCCGTATTGTCTACGACGATCGAGGGTTCGAAGACGGTATCAACCCGGTTGTCGCAATCAGCTTTGACGGCGGCTTTAGCTGGCAGGAGCAGACATTGCCGCTGGACTTCGATTCGCCCAATGGCCAGGTGCCGCTGCAGGAAATCGAGTGGAGCGGCATGCAGTACGTCGCAGTCGGTGGCGCGATCAGTTCGACCACCTTCGGTGAAGACGGCAGCGACAACCGCGTGATCGCCTACGTCAGCGCCGATGCGCAGAACTGGACGCTGGAGAACACCTTGGTGCGCGGCACCTACGCCGATCTCGACGAGGCCGCCGGGACGTTCTTCGCCTATCCGCAGTTCGGCTTCTCCAGCAGTGAGATTCGCCGCGACATCGGCACGGGTTGGACCGACATCACCGGGACGTTGCCCGAGCAGGTCTACAGCGGCAGCACTGGCCGGTTCCATTCGCTGGAGATCATCCACGACGGCAGCCAGTACCTGTTCGGCGGGGGCAGCGGCAAGCTCTACAGCTCTTCCGATGCGTCCACCTGGACCGAACTCCCCCCCGGTCTGCAAAGCCCGATCAACGAAATTCGACTGATCAATGGGCGTTACTTCGTGACCACCACGGGCGGGCTGTCCTACAGCGATGATYTGATGAACTGGACCACCGTATTCGGGCAGGGAACCAATGATGTCCGCGGTGTGGGCAACTACGTCGTGGTCGCCGCGCCCGATGGCCGGCTGTGGGTGAGCGAAGACAATGGCGATACCTTCGAAGGCGCCAGCCTGCCGGGTACCACCAACGACAGCCCCGACTGGGATCAGGTCCTCGAAGCCTTTGGCCAGCCGGTTGTCCGTTCGGGTCGCATCTTCATGGACTACCGACCCTAG
- a CDS encoding MlaE family ABC transporter permease: MGRSTAARRLIAVPGALGRNVVASLLFVVDLVTFMLQALLHWWQRSPIRNRATRRAVVVQILFSGIDALPLLLLIGLAMGMALTPPLLMAGNSIGESEELARLLVVGLALQLGPLLTALILIGRSGSAIAVDLAQMKLNREVAALDLLGIRLTDYFVAPRLIGGAIAQLALSIYFGAVALIGGGLVSALVFSAEHLALLPALAGAITPGDGAIFVIKNLIFGLIVTGTACFCALKVEVSRTEVPQRTQQAIASSYALVFVIAALFSLLELP, translated from the coding sequence ATGGGCCGTTCGACCGCTGCCCGACGCCTGATCGCAGTGCCCGGCGCGCTGGGCCGTAATGTGGTCGCGTCGCTGTTGTTTGTTGTGGACCTGGTCACGTTCATGCTGCAGGCGCTGCTGCACTGGTGGCAGCGCAGCCCGATTCGCAACCGGGCCACACGCCGGGCGGTGGTGGTGCAGATTCTGTTCAGTGGTATCGATGCCCTGCCGCTGCTTCTGCTGATCGGATTGGCGATGGGCATGGCGCTGACACCACCGCTGCTCATGGCCGGCAATTCCATTGGTGAATCGGAGGAGCTGGCACGCCTGCTGGTCGTGGGTCTGGCGCTGCAGCTCGGCCCACTGCTGACCGCATTGATCCTCATCGGCCGCAGCGGCTCGGCCATTGCGGTGGACCTGGCCCAGATGAAGCTCAACCGCGAAGTCGCCGCGCTGGACCTGCTGGGCATTCGGCTCACCGATTATTTTGTCGCCCCACGCCTGATCGGCGGCGCCATCGCCCAGCTGGCGCTATCCATCTACTTCGGGGCTGTCGCCTTGATTGGCGGCGGACTGGTCAGCGCGTTGGTGTTCAGCGCCGAGCACCTGGCCCTGCTGCCCGCACTGGCGGGCGCGATCACTCCCGGCGATGGCGCCATTTTCGTGATCAAGAACCTGATTTTCGGCCTGATCGTCACGGGCACCGCCTGTTTTTGTGCGCTCAAGGTCGAGGTGTCCCGCACCGAAGTCCCCCAACGCACCCAGCAGGCAATCGCATCCAGCTACGCGCTGGTGTTCGTCATCGCCGCCCTGTTTTCGTTGTTGGAACTGCCATGA